Proteins encoded in a region of the Fusarium falciforme chromosome 6, complete sequence genome:
- a CDS encoding DAGKc domain-containing protein codes for MAMESDRTMDEGVGMQLLLEGKKTLTIGVDALELSDPVAKKSGRSSCSPLSSRPVSKNSVPLYNVLWAELSDNRITVDYAIHASKTLIKPGKWSFALAVPDEAGSGTSPESFVKSLLSRAYGDAPPQKRAYVLINPNSGPGGALKKWESEVKPLFDAARLQLDVVILKRGGEATELAEKADLSRYDTIMACSGDGTPHEIFNGLAKRPDAAKALASIAVSHIPCGSGNAFSCNLYGSHRASFAALAIIKGVVTPMDLVSVTSGSNRIISFLSQTLGIIAESDLGTEHLRWMGSARFEVGVLQRMFKRTCYPCDLAVKVEIDEKEGVKAHYKHHASTTSLTALAKAAETAPAESEGLPALKYGTVQDDLPEGWELVPYDKIGTFYAGNMAYMSPDANFFSASLISDGCMDLVTIDGDLPPFTAIGVLLDVEAQKLFDNPHVTYKKISAYRIIPRNQDDGFISIDGEKIPFGPIQAEIHQGLGRVISKSGKYEAKGPANWDKVALSDRIHA; via the exons ATGGCGATGGAGAGCGACAGGACAATGGACGAGGGAGTTGGAATGCAGCTTCTGCTGGAGGGCAAGAAGACGCTGACGATCGGTGTCGATGCTTTGGAGCTCAGCG ACCCTGTTGCAAAGAAGTCGGGCCGCTCATCTTGTAGCCCCCTTTCTTCTC GACCCGTCTCGAAGAACAGTGTTCCACTGTACAACGTCCTCTGGGCCGAGCTCTCCGACAATCGCATCACTGTCGACTATGCCATACACGCTTCGAAAACGTTGATCAAGCCTGGGAAATGGTCATTCGCGCTCGCGGTGCCGGACGAGGCCGGTAGCGGAACCTCCCCCGAGAGCTTCGTCAAGTCCCTCCTATCGCGCGCATACGGCGATGCGCCTCCCCAGAAGCGCGCATATGTCTTGATCAACCCGAACTCTGGCCCTGGAGGTGCCCTCAAGAAGTGGGAGAGCGAGGTCAAGCCGCTCTTTGACGCTGCTAGACTGCAACTCGATGTAGTCATCCTGAAGCGCGGCGGCGAGGCCACTGAGCTTGCGGAAAAGGCCGACCTATCGAGGTACGATACTATCATGGCTTGTTCGGGAGACGGAACGCCGCACGAGATCTTTAATGGCCTTGCGAAGCGACCTGATGCTGCCAAGGCGCTCGCCTCGATTGCTGTTAGCCACATCCCCTGCGGTTCAGGGAACGCTTTCTCTTGTAACCTCTATGGATCCCATCGGGCCTCCTTTGCTGCCCTTGCTATCATCAAGGGCGTGGTAACCCCGATGGATCTAGTCTCGGTTACGTCTGGCAGCAACCGCATTATCTCGTTCCTGTCCCAGACCCTGGGCATCATTGCCGAGAGTGACCTGGGTACTGAGCACCTTCGATGGATGGGCAGTGCCCGATTCGAGGTTGGAGTCTTGCAGCGAATGTTCAAGAGAACGTGCTACCCGTGTGACTTGGCCGTGAAGGTCGAGATTgacgagaaggagggtgTCAAGGCGCACTACAAGCACCATGCCAGCACCACCAGTCTGACTGCActggccaaggccgccgagaCGGCGCCTGCGGAAAGCGAAGGCCTGCCTGCGCTCAAATATGGTACAGTTCAAGATGACCTTCCTGAGGGATGGGAACTTGTTCCCTACGACAAGATTGGCACGTTCTATGCCGGTAAC ATGGCATACATGTCGCCCGATGCCAACTTCTTCTCCGCTTCGCTGATTTCGGATGGTTGCATGGACCTCGTCACTATTGATGGCGACTTGCCTCCTTTCACGGCGATTGGGGTCCTTCTTGACGTTGAGGCCCAGAAGCTGTTTGACAACCCGCATGTCACGTACAAGAAGATTTCGGCGTACCGAATCATCCCGAGAAACCAGGATGACGGCTTCATCAGCATCGACGGTGAAAAGATTCCGTTTGGACCTATCCAGGCTGAGATACACCAGGGTCTCGGAAGGGTCATCTCAAAGTCCGGCAAGTATGAGGCTAAGGGTCCTGCGAACTGGGACAAGGTGGCGCTGTCGGATCGAATTCACGCGTGA
- a CDS encoding BTB domain-containing protein, translated as MAPPRKRARSSRPHKEDSPVAQQSLNALSDYRTSWLLKGEDQVIELKVKGETFQVAKSVLTKTSEYFDGCLNSQFVEAKKRVIDFGDDDDDIQPRYLGLYLGVAYSHVSMVPHTTPRPATNPEMTAARTPLREWVEVYKLCDRFISTKMGDYIKECIDVAIGDGHRALFRTHGDEAIQRLLMRDFAAAYEALYQENVAQRDMGNRMVSYFCEAVSYGVWSNSMTTGTLDDHPRFVAHVSRGFALKLLQLEGSRKLKRKELSGPSAQDP; from the exons ATGGCTCCTCCCAGAAAGAGAGCTAGATCTTCGCGACCTCACAAAGAGGATTCGCCAGTGGCACAGCAGTCTCTCAATGCTCTTTCCGACTATCGCACCTCATGGCTGCTCAA GGGCGAGGACCAGGTTATTGAGCTCAAGGTGAAGGGAGAGACCTTCCAGGTAGCCAAGAGCGTTCTCACGAAGACCTCGGAGTACTTCGATGGCTGCCTCAACAGCCAGTttgtcgaggccaagaagcgagtGATCGACTTtggagacgacgacgacgatatccAGCCCCGCTACCTGGGCCTCTACCTTGGCGTCGCTTATAGTCACGTCTCCATGGTCCCCCATACGACTCCTCGTCCCGCGACCAACCCTGAGATGACTGCGGCCAGAACTCCCCTCCGTGAGTGGGTTGAGGTCTACAAGCTTTGCGACCGCTTCATCAGCACCAAGATGGGCGATTACATCAAGGAGTGCATCGACGTTGCCATCGGGGACGGACACCGCGCTCTCTTCCGCACGCAcggcgacgaggccatcCAGCGCCTGCTCATGCGAGACTTTGCCGCCGCGTACGAGGCCCTCTACCAGGAGAACGTTGCGCAGCGCGACATGGGCAACCGCATGGTCTCTTACTTTTGCGAGGCCGTCAGCTACGGCGTCTGGTCCAATAGCATGACCACGGGCACCCTCGACGACCACCCCCGCTTCGTTGCCCACGTCTCCCGTGGCTTTGCGCtcaagcttcttcagctcgagGGTAGCCGCAAGCTCAAGCGCAAGGAGCTGTCCGGTCCTAGCGCTCAGGATCCCTAA
- a CDS encoding Histone-lysine N-methyltransferase, H3 lysine-9 specific dim-5, with product MEKATERHFFYHGKEGYEDERDGCHWCQIRSFPTHPTIPITVVNEEDSEFLPDDFRFINNMVLGEGVEPAGDSFRSGCSCANDGDCQYTSCLCLADLAEDESSDEEDDDPFGDRIDGMDVDVPKIHRKAYAYHTHGSKAGLLRSKFYDSKVPIYECHQGCSCSINCPNRVVERGRTIPLQIFRTEDRGWGVRSTVHIKKGQFVDRYLGEIITSTEADRRRSQSAISQRKDVYLFALDKFTDPNSYDPRLKGPPLEVDGEFMSGPTRFINHSCDPNMRIFARVGDHADKHIHDLALFAIKDIPKGTELTFDYVDGVSNDGEEPEGDVGHMTRCLCGSKKCRKFLW from the exons ATGGAGAAGGCAACCGAGAGGCACTTCTTCTACCACGGAAAAGAG GGTTACGAAGACGAACGCGATGGCTGCCACTGGTGTCAGATCCGCTCCTTTCCGACACACCCAACCATCCCCATCACGGTAGTCAATGAAGAAGACTCCGAGTTTCTGCCAGATGACTTCcgcttcatcaacaacatggTCCTTGGAGAAGGTGTTGAGCCAGCTGGTGATAGCTTCCGAAGCGGCTGCTCCTGCGCCAACGACGGAGACTGCCAGTACACGAGCTGCCTCTGTCTCGCCGACCTGGCAGAGGATGAATCAagcgatgaagaagatgacgaccCGTTTGGAGATCGCATTGACGgcatggatgtggatgtgcCAAAGATCCATAGAAAGGCCTACGCGTACCACACACACGGTTCcaaagctggccttctccgcTCCAAGTTCTACGACTCCAAGGTGCCAATCTATGAATGCCACCAAGGCTGCTCATGCAGCATTAACTGCCCGAACCGCGTCGTTGAACGTGGCCGTACGATTCCTCTGCAAATCTTTCGGACTGAGGACCGTGGATGGG GAGTACGATCAACAGTCCATATTAAAAAAGGTCAATTTGTCGACCGCTATCTCGGCGAGATCATCACGTCGACAGAGGCAGACCGCCGACGGTCCCAGTCGGCCATATCTCAGCGAAAGGACGTCTACCTCTTCGCCCTAGACAAATTCACCGACCCAAACTCCTATGATCCCCGCCTAAAAGGTCCGCCGCTAGAGGTTGATGGCGAGTTCATGTCAGGCCCAACTCGATTCATCAACCACTCTTGTGATCCCAACATGCGCATCTTTGCTCGAGTTGGAGACCATGCCGACAAGCATATTCACGATCTAGCTCTGTTTGCCATCAAGGATATTCCAAAAGGAACGGAACTTACGTTTGACTACGTCGACGGAGTATCGAATGATGGGGAGGAGCCTGAAGGTGATGTAGGCCACATGACGCGGTGTCTTTGTGGGAGCAAGAAGTGCAGGAAGTTCCTATGGTGA